The following nucleotide sequence is from Coriobacteriia bacterium.
CTTGCAGCGGATGAAGGCCAGGATATCGGGATGGTCCACGCGAAGCACGCCCATGTTCGCGCCGCGCCTGGTGCCGCCCTGCTTGACCGCCTCCGTCGCCTGGTTGAAGACGCGCATGAACGAGACCGGGCCCGACGAGACGCCCTGGGTGGAGCGGACCTGATCCCCGCTCGGGCGCAACCGGGAGAATGAGAAGCCCGTCCCTCCGCCCGACTTGTGGATCAACGCGGTGTCGCGCACCGCGTCGAAGATCGACTCCATCGAGTCCTCGACGGGAAGCACGAAACACGCCGAGAGCTGCTGCAGCTCGCGTCCGGCGTTCATGAGCGTGGGCGAGTTCGGCAGGAACTCCAGCGAGGTCATCAGGTCGTAGAAGTCGCCCGCGACCTCCGCGATCTCCTCTTCCGTCGCTCCGAACGCGGCCTCCGCCGAAGCGATGTTCTCCGCGACGCGCACGAACATGTCCGAGGGCGCCTCCACCGGGTTCCCCTCGTCATCCTTGCGCAGGTAACGCCTCTGCAGCACCTTCAGGGAGTTCGGCGACAACGTCTCGTCTATGGCTCTGGAGTATGTCGTCCGGCCAGTGGTGTCGGCCATGAGTCCTCCCCTTCGCATGCTCGGTGCAGGAACGCCTCGCCGGGCGGCCCGCGCCGGGCCTCGCAGGTACCAGGTGCACCAGATATTGCGCCTGCTCAGTGTACCTTACGCCACATGTAGTGCCAATGGCCAGGAGACGAACGGCTGCTCCGGCGAGCCGCGCGGCACCCCTCGGTCCCCCGAAGGGCCGAGAACGCCGACAGGCGCCGAACGCGGCGCCCATCCGAGGCGTACCCGCACCACCAGCCTGCGGGGTCGTGTCCGCCGTCCTACTCGACGGGCTCCACGCGCTGGACCTCCGGGATCCGCTCCTTCAGGACCCGCTCGACCCCGTTGGCCAGCGTCAACTGCGACATCGGGCAGCCGGCGCACGCCCCCACGAGGCGGACCTTCACGACGCCGTCCTCGACGTCGACCAGCTCGACATCCCCGCCGTCGGCCTGCAGCGCCGGCCGGATCGTATCCAGTACCTCCCGAACGCGCTCCTTCATCCGGGACACCTCCCTTTCACCTCCCGCGAGCGCGGGCTTCGCCCCCGCCTGACCATTCCCTGGTGCGCCGCCCGAGCACCGGGCGCCGAGACGGCGAGGCGATTCTACCACAAATCCTGACTAACCTACTCAAGTATCCTCGGAAGGAGGACCGGCGGCCGACGACGGGCCGCGGACCCCCGATCCCGGCACGACCCGGTCGGCGGCCGTGACGCCGAAGAGAGCCGCCGGGTGTGTTCAGCAGTGTCCTACTCT
It contains:
- a CDS encoding NifU family protein; the protein is MKERVREVLDTIRPALQADGGDVELVDVEDGVVKVRLVGACAGCPMSQLTLANGVERVLKERIPEVQRVEPVE